ATGAGCCGTCGCGTTCAGGTTGCAGTTGCCGATGGTGCAACTGAAGCTGATGCTTGGAATTCGATTCCAGAGAAGCTGGCATTCTATGACTATGTTGGTAACAGCCCGGCGAAAGGCGGTTTGTTCCGGACTGGTGCTATGGATAGTGGCGACGGAATCGCCCAATCTTGGTTGGGTCACCCTGTATTCAAGGATGGCGAAGGCCGCGAACTGTTTGTTCGTCGAATCCCGAACTTCTTTGAGAACTTCCCCGTCTTGATGACTGATGCGGATGGCGTCTTGCGCGCTGATATTCCGTTCCGTAAAGCTGAATCGCAGTATTCCGTTGAGCAGACAGGTGTAACTGTTAGCTTCCTGGGTGGTCAATTGGACGGTCAAACGTTCACTGATCCGGCTGACGTGAAGAAGTATGGTCGTGCTGCCCAGTTGGGTGAGCCGTTCGCCTTCGATCGTGAGACGTTAGGTTCTGACGGTGTATTCCGGACTAGCCCGCGTGGTTGGTTTACCTTTGGTCATGCTTGTTTTGCCTTGCTGTTCTTCTTTGGCCACATTTGGCATGGTTCCCGGACCTTGTTCCGCGACGTGTTTGCCGGTGTTGACCCTGAATTGAGCGAAGAGCAAGTTGAATGGGGCTTCTATCAGAAGATTGGTGATAAGACGACACAAGCGCGCAAGGCGTAATTGTCTCGGATTGATTTTTCTTCTGTATTTTCCGTAGCGGCGGAATGATCCAGATGTTCGGTAAGCTGGAGATTACGTCGCTACATTCACCTCATTTAGGGAGCTTGTCCAATGGAAAGCGTTGCATACATTCTGATTTTGACTTTGGCGATCGGCGTGCTGTTCTTTGCGATCGCATTTCGTGAGCCACCGCGGATCGGTAAATAGTTGATGTAATTTCGTTTGATTAATTTACCTGTCTAGATTCCTAGGCAGGTTTTTTTGTGAATGGTTTCGGGGCGAAGATGCGATGGAGACAGCTTTAGACAATATGTCTTTGGATAATCGAGCACCGCGCTTACCCGCGGCGGTGGTGGAAATTCGGCCCGCGACTCGAGCGGATTTAGGCGTGTTGGCTGTACTTTTAGTTCAGGAATTTCAGCTTTATCCCGTTGGTCATAAATGGCTGATTCCCGTTGTGAGTTTGGGGATCCAATGGGATATGCAGCAGCGATTATCGGCAACCCGATATGTCTGTTTAGTTGCTGTGAATGCGACCCAAGAGATTGTTGGGACGGTCGAGGTGGGCTATCGTGCGGCCCCACCATGGCAGTTGGATCAAACGCCCTACGCCTATCTTTCGAATTTAGCTGTGCGATCGCAGATGCGACAGCAGGGGATTGCCAAGCAGTTAATTGCCGCGAGTGAACGATCGGTGCAACGGTGGCACGGTCAGGATATTTATCTTCACGTGATTGCGCATAATTATGCGGCCCGCCAACTTTACTTGCAGGCGGGTTACGCGATTCACCAGGTTAGTCATGAATGGATGACATGGCTCGGAGCGTCGCCTCGTTTGTTTTTACATAAGCGCCTCAGTGCGACCGCTGGAAAAAGTGAAGCAGAAAGATGAGGGAAAATGCGGTTTTTCTGTGTCAAATCGCAGCTTAATGTGTAACGTTAAGTGCGGCTGTGCATTACCGCTAGTTGAGTTCCTTGGGTTGTCACAAACCGATTCTTCAAGCCGCAAATTATGCTAGTAGCGTTGGTCTACTGAGGATAAAAACTCGTTAATCCGATAAAAAGATCTAATAGATAGGGTTTTCTGACGGGGAAGCTTTGTTTAAAATATAAGTCGGATCAGT
The sequence above is drawn from the Romeriopsis navalis LEGE 11480 genome and encodes:
- a CDS encoding GNAT family N-acetyltransferase, coding for METALDNMSLDNRAPRLPAAVVEIRPATRADLGVLAVLLVQEFQLYPVGHKWLIPVVSLGIQWDMQQRLSATRYVCLVAVNATQEIVGTVEVGYRAAPPWQLDQTPYAYLSNLAVRSQMRQQGIAKQLIAASERSVQRWHGQDIYLHVIAHNYAARQLYLQAGYAIHQVSHEWMTWLGASPRLFLHKRLSATAGKSEAER
- a CDS encoding photosystem II reaction center protein T, with translation MESVAYILILTLAIGVLFFAIAFREPPRIGK